In the Commensalibacter melissae genome, CAGGACAGGTTTATCACTGATTATAGATTCATGATCTGATTTCAATTGGCTAACAGTTTCACTGGCACGTTTTAAGGCTTTATCACTTAATTCATTGGAAAAAGCAAATCCTGTTTGAGTATCCAAGACTGATCGTAGGCCAAATCCAGAAGTGATATCTGTTGTCGCGGTTCGAATGGTTCCATCATCAATACTTATCATTTCACTTTCACGATATTCAAGAAATAGTTCTCCATCATCCATGGAAGAAAGGGTCTGATGAATGGATTTTTCTGTCTTATCCCGATCCAGCTGGGTTTTCTGTGGATTAAAAAATATAGAATCTGTCAGGGTCAAGGCATTGATGGGATCAGTCATAAATAATAGCTTTCAAGAGGATCAAAATAAAAAATGTTAGTTATGATAATGATTTATTTTTACGCATATGATGTAGGGCAATCGTAACTGTTGTCAATAAAACGATTGCAAAGGCTTGATGAACGGTGCCTGCCCAGACAGGAACAACAAGCAATAATGTTGTAACCCCCAGGGCGTATTGGATAAGGACAGCCCATCCCATTGCCATAAAGCTGTCCTTGGTCGCCTTGTCCAATGAGGATTTCAGACCTGTCATAACGGTTATTAGAATCATTATGCCCGTAAATGTTGCCAGGAGCCTATGATTGAATTGAATGGTTGAAATATTTTCAAACCAGTTTAGCCAGAAAGGGGATAGTCTATTATAATCAGCAGGAATCAGGTGGCCGTTCATTAGGGGAAAACTGTTAAAGGAATGACCCGCATGGGTTCCTGCAGTAAAACCACCGGCAACAATGGTGACTAGCAATAAAATGAAATCTGTTTTCAATAAGGTTTTAATAAATTTTATGGCTGGATTTTGGGTCAGTGGATTGGGAACAGGGTGGCGTAATGAAAGGGCTGTCCATAAAATAGCGATATAGAGAATAATGGCGCAGGCTAGATGCAAAACGAGACGGACCGGTTCAACCGCGGTACTGTTTGCTCTGAATCCAGAATGAACCATGAACCAGCCAATACCGCCCTGTAATCCACCGAGAATAAAAAAAATGAACAGGCGCAGAGCCAGTTGTTTTGTGATCATTTTTTTATAAATAAACCAGATTAAGGGTAAAATGAGAACCAGACCTATTAATCTTCCCAGAAAACGATGGCTCCATTCAGCCCAGAAAATCTGTTTAAATCCATCCAGTCCAAACCCATTGTTAAGAATTTGATATTGTGGAATGGTTTTATAAAGATCGAATTCCCGAACCCATTCTGCGTGGCTTAGAGGGGGGATGATACCAGTGATTGGACGCCAATCCATGATGGACAGACCGGAACCCGTTAGTCGTGTATATCCCCCAAGGGCTATCATGCAAAGAAGCATAAAGCAGATGAGGAACAGCCACGTTGAAATTGATTTATTGTTTTGCATGAGTAAAGAGATTCTAAATAAATGATAAAGGGTATCGTTTTAAAGAAAAGTGAGATATTGTGTTTTTTTTAGTCCTATAAGAAGGTTTTTGCAAGTCAAGCCTTTCATAAGGTCAATAATTTAGTTGTGTTATGAAAAGAAATAAAAATTTAACTCAATACAAAACACTAATTGGTCAAGTAATAAAACCATTATGTATGGTTTTTGGAATTGTTATTGTTCTTTTACTTGCTCGTTATTTTCACGGCTTTGATTTGTTTTTAAATGATCATACGTTATTAAGGCGTGGGATAAAAGGTCCCCTGATTTTCTTATCCATTGCCATCATTATGTGCATGGTCGGTTTTCCAAGACAGCTTGTCTGTCTGACGGCTGGGGTGGTATACGGTTTTTGGTTGGGTATTTTTTACGCCACGATTGCGACTGTCATAGGAGCGTTATTGGCCTATAACTGGGCCCGGTGGCTGGGACGTGAATGGGGGAAAAAATATCTTTCCCATGCAAAACTAAAAAAAATTCATCATTTTATTCAAACAAACCCTTTTCATACCGTTCTTATCTGCCGTTTGATGCCTGTGGGCTCTTCCGTTCTGTTGAATACCATGGCTGGTATAGTTGGTATTTCCGTTATGCCTTTTATCTGTGCCACTTTTCTGGGAAGCTTTCCACAAACGGTTGTTTTTGTTTTACTCGGCGGCGGAATTCGGATTGGCCATTTTGGGCAAATTACGTTAAGTTTACTTTTATTGACTGTTTCAATACTTGCTGGTTTGATTTTAATGAAACGTTCTTTTAACAAAAAAGATGATTTATTATTGCCTGAATAATTATAAAATCATTATAATTTCCTTAGGATATTTCAAGGAGGCTATTGATGTTAAAGCTTTATACAATTCCAGGCGCTTGTTCAACAGGATGTCATATTGCCCTATATTGGTGCAAAGCTGATTTTGACTTTGAAATTGTTGATCATGATGGTTTAAAAAAGGATGAATTTCTTAAATTGAATCCATCAGGTCAGGTGCCCGTATTGGTTGATGATCGGTTTGTGCTGACTGAAAATGTCGCCATCATGA is a window encoding:
- a CDS encoding COX15/CtaA family protein encodes the protein MQNNKSISTWLFLICFMLLCMIALGGYTRLTGSGLSIMDWRPITGIIPPLSHAEWVREFDLYKTIPQYQILNNGFGLDGFKQIFWAEWSHRFLGRLIGLVLILPLIWFIYKKMITKQLALRLFIFFILGGLQGGIGWFMVHSGFRANSTAVEPVRLVLHLACAIILYIAILWTALSLRHPVPNPLTQNPAIKFIKTLLKTDFILLLVTIVAGGFTAGTHAGHSFNSFPLMNGHLIPADYNRLSPFWLNWFENISTIQFNHRLLATFTGIMILITVMTGLKSSLDKATKDSFMAMGWAVLIQYALGVTTLLLVVPVWAGTVHQAFAIVLLTTVTIALHHMRKNKSLS
- a CDS encoding TVP38/TMEM64 family protein codes for the protein MKRNKNLTQYKTLIGQVIKPLCMVFGIVIVLLLARYFHGFDLFLNDHTLLRRGIKGPLIFLSIAIIMCMVGFPRQLVCLTAGVVYGFWLGIFYATIATVIGALLAYNWARWLGREWGKKYLSHAKLKKIHHFIQTNPFHTVLICRLMPVGSSVLLNTMAGIVGISVMPFICATFLGSFPQTVVFVLLGGGIRIGHFGQITLSLLLLTVSILAGLILMKRSFNKKDDLLLPE